The following coding sequences are from one Brienomyrus brachyistius isolate T26 chromosome 2, BBRACH_0.4, whole genome shotgun sequence window:
- the LOC125722100 gene encoding pikachurin isoform X1: MEFSSNKRGAVFISLILITMVGIILCARRSSLRKSERFSPPSHVRLDAVNCTAIRVRWRSPRRHLGVITGYKVFYTERKHNRAAGPTIALDVPHNMGTVTTDAVIANLRPATTYRVSIRVIRKEGEGRPSTARDVRTASRDTCRSPSPPTQPRVSVMSDTELALSWRQGEAEGNSPVLYFLMAYIRPELDLEWIHIREPVISNSMVLKDLVPNTQYQFVVRAINRHGVSLPSAVSKLVRTFSAEEMPSGSHRQPHHTSSKITESTFDTDDSDRDVYVEELYQFPVIRRHRNRKSQLRSRTGSPASQTEIANVIIQQNAANITGSVSESAMTSLPRTTGEFLLPSTTLTAAPSPVTLTNATVGSPSVRPAPSAIRHSNLTPVEATAAPPLDHAPPSSLAMHPPLAPNSSGPTASFLAPTSMDTVHPWKGAVPRLSDLACEDTACPYDSFCIDDYDSGGSRCHCSLGRRGDTCSEGVTIQFPRFNGHSHMTFEPLKNSYQTFQITLEFKAEDEQGLLFYCGENERGRGDFASLALVRRRLHYRFNCGTGVAQIASESPVSLGQWHTVTVYRDGLSGWLRLDNDTPVTGRSQGQYTKITFRTPFFVGGTPTVYWLAKVAGTSHGFQGCLQTLLVNGKVVDLRPWPLGDALSGADIGECSDGVCEDVACANGGVCFANRADGYICLCPLGFRGPLCQESFLLALPWFNETLLSYASAPWPQSSRHYLSFMEFEITFRPSVADGTLLYSEDQGSRDFLSIMLVGGYLEFRFDCGSGAAAIRSEEPVSLNMWHELWVSRTARKGILQVDKQQPVEGVTEGPFTQIHCTTPLYVGGVPDYGATKRSAGILRPFSGSIQKVFLNDRVIPLSKGLASGVNVENTVHPCAEQPCTHGGTCQPRHDTYVCECLLGFEGSHCQRAECGTSCLNTFTKATEFPQFIGRSYLTYDNKDILKRVSGQRTSLFLRFRSTARDGLLLWRGDSATRFSSDFLSLGLQDGGLVFSYNLGSGVATVTVNGTFSDGQWHRVRAVRDGQSGKLTVDGMGTRTVRSPGKMRQLNVSGSLYVGGMKEIALHTNRQFMRGLVGCISHLTLSTDYHLSLMEDAADGKNINTCGN; encoded by the exons AGCGCTTCAGCCCCCCCTCACATGTTCGGCTGGACGCGGTGAACTGCACGGCCATCAGAGTGAGATGGAGGTCGCCACGACGACACCTCGGCGTCATCACCGGGTACAAG GTCTTCTACACAGAGAGGAAGCACAATCGTGCAGCAGGACCAACAATTGCCCTGGATGTGCCTCACAATATGGGCACTGTGACCACT GATGCGGTGATCGCGAACCTGCGGCCTGCCACCACATACCGGGTCAGTATCAGGGTCATCAGAAAGGAGGGAGAGGGCCGACCCAGCACAGCGAGGGATGTCAGAACTGCGTCACGAG ACACCTGCAGGTCTCCTTCGCCGCCCACACAGCCCAGGGTGTCTGTCATGTCAGACACAGAGCTCGCATTGTcatggagacagggcgaggCGGAGGGAAACTCACCAGTGCTGTACTTCCTGATGGCCTACATCAG GCCTGAGCTGGACTTGGAGTGGATCCATATTAGGGAGCCAGTCATCTCCAACTCTATGGTTCTGAAAGACCTGGTTCCCAACACCCAGTACCAGTTTGTGGTCCGAGCAATCAACAGGCATGGAGTGAGCCTACCCAGTGCTGTGAGCAAGCTGGTCCGGACCTTCA GCGCCGAGGAAATGCCAAGTGGCAGCCATCGACAACCTCATCATACCAGCTCCAAGATCACAGAATCCACCTTTGATACAGATGACTCAGACCGTGACGTCTACGTTGAAGAG CTCTACCAGTTTCCTGTCATCCGGAGACACCGAAACAGGAAATCCCAGTTGAGGTCCAGGACAGGAAGTCCCGCCTCCCAAACTGAGATAGCAAATGTGATAATTCAGCAGAATGCTGCCAATATCACCGGCAGCGTTTCGGAAAGTGCCATGACGAGTCTCCCCAGGACCACTGGAGAGTTCTTGCTCCCAAGTACCACCCTAACTGCCGCCCCATCTCCAGTTACTCTCACAAACGCTACAGTAGGGTCTCCGTCTGTTAGACCTGCTCCCTCAGCTATCAGACACTCTAATCTTACTCCTGTCGAGGCCACAGCTGCGCCTCCCCTAGACCAtgctcctcccagctccctggccaTGCATCCTCCTTTAGCCCCCAACTCCTCTGGTCCCACTGCGTCTTTTCTGGCTCCCACCTCCATGGACACTGTCCACCCGTGGAAGGGTGCCGTCCCCCGCCTCAGCGATCTGGCATGCGAGGATACAGCGTGCCCCTATGACAGTTTCTGCATCGATGACTATGACAGCGGAGGCTCGCGCTGTCACTGCAGCCTGGGCCGGAGAGGGGACACCTGCTCCGAAG GGGTGACGATACAGTTCCCCAGGTTTAACGGCCACTCCCACATGACATTCGAACCCCTGAAGAACTCCTATCAGACGTTTCAGATCACCTTGGAGTTCAAG GCAGAGGACGAGCAAGGGCTACTCTTCTACTGCGGGGAGAACGAACGGGGACGTGGTGATTTCGCCTCCCTGGCACTCGTGCGCCGAAGGCTGCACTATAG GTTCAACTGCGGCACGGGTGTGGCACAGATCGCCAGTGAGAGCCCGGTGTCCCTTGGCCAGTGGCACACTGTCACAGTCTACAGGGATGGCCTGAGTGGCTGGCTGAGGCTGGACAATGACACACCCGTCACTGGCCGCTCGCAG GGACAGTACACCAAGATCACCTTCCGCACACCTTTCTTTGTGGGAGGCACCCCCACTGTGTACTGGCTGGCGAAGGTGGCAGGGACCAGCCACGGGTTCCAGGGCTGCCTGCAGACGCTGCTGGTCAATGGCAAAGTCGTGGACTTGAGGCCTTGGCCACTGGGTGATGCCCTGAGCGGGGCAGACATTG GCGAGTGCAGCGACGGCGTCTGCGAGGACGTCGCCTGTGCCAACGGAGGCGTGTGCTTCGCCAACCGAGCGGATGGGTACATCTGCCTCTGCCCGCTGGGATTCAGGGGTCCGCTGTGCCAGGAGA GTTTCTTGCTCGCCTTGCCATGGTTCAATGAGACCCTGCTCTCTTATGCTAGCGCCCCCTGGCCGCAGTCCTCCAGGCATTACCTGTCCTTCATGGAGTTTGAGATCACCTTCCGGCCATCGGTGGCTGACGGCACACTGCTGTACAGTGAGGATCAGGGCAGCCGCGACTTCCTGTCCATCATGCTGGTGGGCGGGTACCTGGAGTTCCGCTTCGACTGTGGCTCTGGGGCAGCGGCCATCAG GAGCGAAGAGCCTGTGAGCCTGAACATGTGGCACGAGCTGTGGGTGTCTCGCACAGCCAGGAAGGGCATCCTGCAGGTGGACAAGCAGCAGCCCGTGGAGGGTGTGACTGAG GGCCCCTTCACCCAgatccactgcaccacccccctGTATGTGGGCGGAGTCCCAGACTACGGAGCAACTAAGAGGAGTGCTGGGATCCTACGTCCTTTTAGTGGCAGCATCCAGAAG GTCTTCCTGAACGATCGCGTCATCCCACTGTCCAAGGGCCTCGCCTCTGGTGTGAACGTGGAGAATACAGTGCATCCGTGCGCGGAACAGCCCTGCACCCACGGAGGCACGTGTCAGCCCCGGCACGACACCTACGTGTGCGAATGTCTGCTGGGCTTCGAGGGAAGCCACTGCCAGCGAG CAGAGTGTGGGACATCCTGCCTGAACA CTTTCACAAAAGCCACAGAGTTCCCACAGTTTATTGGCCGCAGCTACCTCACCTATGATAACAAAGACATCCTTAAAAG GGTCTCGGGCCAAAGGACCAGTCTGTTCCTGCGTTTCCGTAGCACGGCCAGGGACGGCCTCTTGCTGTGGAGAGGAGACAGCGCCACTCGCTTCAGTAGCGACTTCCTGTCCCTGGGTCTGCAGGATGGCGGTCTTGTCTTCAG CTACAACTTGGGCAGCGGTGTTGCCACGGTGACAGTCAATGGGACGTTCAGTGATGGACAGTGGCACCGAGTCAGAGCTGTCAG GGACGGTCAGTCTGGGAAGCTGACAGTGGATGGGATGGGCACTAGGACCGTGAGGTCGCCAGGGAAGATGAGGCAGCTGAATGTCAGTGGATCCCTCTATGTCG GGGGAATGAAGGAGATCGCTCTGCACACCAACAGGCAGTTCATGCGTGGTCTGGTGGGCTGCATCTCCCACCTAACACTCTCCACTGATTACCACCTCTCCTTGATGGAGGACGCCGCAGATGGCAAGAACATCAACACCTGTGGCAACTGA
- the LOC125722100 gene encoding pikachurin isoform X2, which translates to MGTVTTDAVIANLRPATTYRVSIRVIRKEGEGRPSTARDVRTASRDTCRSPSPPTQPRVSVMSDTELALSWRQGEAEGNSPVLYFLMAYIRPELDLEWIHIREPVISNSMVLKDLVPNTQYQFVVRAINRHGVSLPSAVSKLVRTFSAEEMPSGSHRQPHHTSSKITESTFDTDDSDRDVYVEELYQFPVIRRHRNRKSQLRSRTGSPASQTEIANVIIQQNAANITGSVSESAMTSLPRTTGEFLLPSTTLTAAPSPVTLTNATVGSPSVRPAPSAIRHSNLTPVEATAAPPLDHAPPSSLAMHPPLAPNSSGPTASFLAPTSMDTVHPWKGAVPRLSDLACEDTACPYDSFCIDDYDSGGSRCHCSLGRRGDTCSEGVTIQFPRFNGHSHMTFEPLKNSYQTFQITLEFKAEDEQGLLFYCGENERGRGDFASLALVRRRLHYRFNCGTGVAQIASESPVSLGQWHTVTVYRDGLSGWLRLDNDTPVTGRSQGQYTKITFRTPFFVGGTPTVYWLAKVAGTSHGFQGCLQTLLVNGKVVDLRPWPLGDALSGADIGECSDGVCEDVACANGGVCFANRADGYICLCPLGFRGPLCQESFLLALPWFNETLLSYASAPWPQSSRHYLSFMEFEITFRPSVADGTLLYSEDQGSRDFLSIMLVGGYLEFRFDCGSGAAAIRSEEPVSLNMWHELWVSRTARKGILQVDKQQPVEGVTEGPFTQIHCTTPLYVGGVPDYGATKRSAGILRPFSGSIQKVFLNDRVIPLSKGLASGVNVENTVHPCAEQPCTHGGTCQPRHDTYVCECLLGFEGSHCQRAECGTSCLNTFTKATEFPQFIGRSYLTYDNKDILKRVSGQRTSLFLRFRSTARDGLLLWRGDSATRFSSDFLSLGLQDGGLVFSYNLGSGVATVTVNGTFSDGQWHRVRAVRDGQSGKLTVDGMGTRTVRSPGKMRQLNVSGSLYVGGMKEIALHTNRQFMRGLVGCISHLTLSTDYHLSLMEDAADGKNINTCGN; encoded by the exons ATGGGCACTGTGACCACT GATGCGGTGATCGCGAACCTGCGGCCTGCCACCACATACCGGGTCAGTATCAGGGTCATCAGAAAGGAGGGAGAGGGCCGACCCAGCACAGCGAGGGATGTCAGAACTGCGTCACGAG ACACCTGCAGGTCTCCTTCGCCGCCCACACAGCCCAGGGTGTCTGTCATGTCAGACACAGAGCTCGCATTGTcatggagacagggcgaggCGGAGGGAAACTCACCAGTGCTGTACTTCCTGATGGCCTACATCAG GCCTGAGCTGGACTTGGAGTGGATCCATATTAGGGAGCCAGTCATCTCCAACTCTATGGTTCTGAAAGACCTGGTTCCCAACACCCAGTACCAGTTTGTGGTCCGAGCAATCAACAGGCATGGAGTGAGCCTACCCAGTGCTGTGAGCAAGCTGGTCCGGACCTTCA GCGCCGAGGAAATGCCAAGTGGCAGCCATCGACAACCTCATCATACCAGCTCCAAGATCACAGAATCCACCTTTGATACAGATGACTCAGACCGTGACGTCTACGTTGAAGAG CTCTACCAGTTTCCTGTCATCCGGAGACACCGAAACAGGAAATCCCAGTTGAGGTCCAGGACAGGAAGTCCCGCCTCCCAAACTGAGATAGCAAATGTGATAATTCAGCAGAATGCTGCCAATATCACCGGCAGCGTTTCGGAAAGTGCCATGACGAGTCTCCCCAGGACCACTGGAGAGTTCTTGCTCCCAAGTACCACCCTAACTGCCGCCCCATCTCCAGTTACTCTCACAAACGCTACAGTAGGGTCTCCGTCTGTTAGACCTGCTCCCTCAGCTATCAGACACTCTAATCTTACTCCTGTCGAGGCCACAGCTGCGCCTCCCCTAGACCAtgctcctcccagctccctggccaTGCATCCTCCTTTAGCCCCCAACTCCTCTGGTCCCACTGCGTCTTTTCTGGCTCCCACCTCCATGGACACTGTCCACCCGTGGAAGGGTGCCGTCCCCCGCCTCAGCGATCTGGCATGCGAGGATACAGCGTGCCCCTATGACAGTTTCTGCATCGATGACTATGACAGCGGAGGCTCGCGCTGTCACTGCAGCCTGGGCCGGAGAGGGGACACCTGCTCCGAAG GGGTGACGATACAGTTCCCCAGGTTTAACGGCCACTCCCACATGACATTCGAACCCCTGAAGAACTCCTATCAGACGTTTCAGATCACCTTGGAGTTCAAG GCAGAGGACGAGCAAGGGCTACTCTTCTACTGCGGGGAGAACGAACGGGGACGTGGTGATTTCGCCTCCCTGGCACTCGTGCGCCGAAGGCTGCACTATAG GTTCAACTGCGGCACGGGTGTGGCACAGATCGCCAGTGAGAGCCCGGTGTCCCTTGGCCAGTGGCACACTGTCACAGTCTACAGGGATGGCCTGAGTGGCTGGCTGAGGCTGGACAATGACACACCCGTCACTGGCCGCTCGCAG GGACAGTACACCAAGATCACCTTCCGCACACCTTTCTTTGTGGGAGGCACCCCCACTGTGTACTGGCTGGCGAAGGTGGCAGGGACCAGCCACGGGTTCCAGGGCTGCCTGCAGACGCTGCTGGTCAATGGCAAAGTCGTGGACTTGAGGCCTTGGCCACTGGGTGATGCCCTGAGCGGGGCAGACATTG GCGAGTGCAGCGACGGCGTCTGCGAGGACGTCGCCTGTGCCAACGGAGGCGTGTGCTTCGCCAACCGAGCGGATGGGTACATCTGCCTCTGCCCGCTGGGATTCAGGGGTCCGCTGTGCCAGGAGA GTTTCTTGCTCGCCTTGCCATGGTTCAATGAGACCCTGCTCTCTTATGCTAGCGCCCCCTGGCCGCAGTCCTCCAGGCATTACCTGTCCTTCATGGAGTTTGAGATCACCTTCCGGCCATCGGTGGCTGACGGCACACTGCTGTACAGTGAGGATCAGGGCAGCCGCGACTTCCTGTCCATCATGCTGGTGGGCGGGTACCTGGAGTTCCGCTTCGACTGTGGCTCTGGGGCAGCGGCCATCAG GAGCGAAGAGCCTGTGAGCCTGAACATGTGGCACGAGCTGTGGGTGTCTCGCACAGCCAGGAAGGGCATCCTGCAGGTGGACAAGCAGCAGCCCGTGGAGGGTGTGACTGAG GGCCCCTTCACCCAgatccactgcaccacccccctGTATGTGGGCGGAGTCCCAGACTACGGAGCAACTAAGAGGAGTGCTGGGATCCTACGTCCTTTTAGTGGCAGCATCCAGAAG GTCTTCCTGAACGATCGCGTCATCCCACTGTCCAAGGGCCTCGCCTCTGGTGTGAACGTGGAGAATACAGTGCATCCGTGCGCGGAACAGCCCTGCACCCACGGAGGCACGTGTCAGCCCCGGCACGACACCTACGTGTGCGAATGTCTGCTGGGCTTCGAGGGAAGCCACTGCCAGCGAG CAGAGTGTGGGACATCCTGCCTGAACA CTTTCACAAAAGCCACAGAGTTCCCACAGTTTATTGGCCGCAGCTACCTCACCTATGATAACAAAGACATCCTTAAAAG GGTCTCGGGCCAAAGGACCAGTCTGTTCCTGCGTTTCCGTAGCACGGCCAGGGACGGCCTCTTGCTGTGGAGAGGAGACAGCGCCACTCGCTTCAGTAGCGACTTCCTGTCCCTGGGTCTGCAGGATGGCGGTCTTGTCTTCAG CTACAACTTGGGCAGCGGTGTTGCCACGGTGACAGTCAATGGGACGTTCAGTGATGGACAGTGGCACCGAGTCAGAGCTGTCAG GGACGGTCAGTCTGGGAAGCTGACAGTGGATGGGATGGGCACTAGGACCGTGAGGTCGCCAGGGAAGATGAGGCAGCTGAATGTCAGTGGATCCCTCTATGTCG GGGGAATGAAGGAGATCGCTCTGCACACCAACAGGCAGTTCATGCGTGGTCTGGTGGGCTGCATCTCCCACCTAACACTCTCCACTGATTACCACCTCTCCTTGATGGAGGACGCCGCAGATGGCAAGAACATCAACACCTGTGGCAACTGA